The Triticum dicoccoides isolate Atlit2015 ecotype Zavitan chromosome 6A, WEW_v2.0, whole genome shotgun sequence genome has a window encoding:
- the LOC119318075 gene encoding prolyl-tRNA synthetase associated domain-containing protein 1-like isoform X2 yields MGRTKDELLARLEELKIDFKRYDHPVVLTVEEQAKHVGNFGGALTKNLLLKDKKHRLYIVSALADTKVDMKILSQRLGLGKGGVRMAPEENLRQVLQVPLGCVTPFALFNESASAVSLLLDQGFKSKQSCYFHPLTNDVTIALSSSNLDKFLLSIGKQPAYVDLEASPVVGKDNPPDLADLVPSGAFCSSEESVENPTPKDAPQVNVPKEKTCLPVKAKPKVQKKGAESSESKVPTNNGANVEIFASDVLEVIFPLFLSEASKKLNIKQEELTQILKLDDFKRRAAPDLESVTNMFKNAAYTAGFHAGFDTMLKSGLGGMPSRK; encoded by the exons atggGTCGCACCAAGGACGAGCTCCTCGCGCGCCTCGAG GAGCTTAAGATCGATTTCAAGCGCTACGACCACCCGGTTGTGCTGACGGTCGAGGAGCAG GCCAAACATGTGGGAAATTTCGGAGGCGCGTTGACTAAGAATCTACTTCTGAAG GACAAGAAGCACCGGTTGTATATCGTTTCTGCACTTGCTGACACCAAAGTTGACATGAAAA TTCTGTCCCAGCGTCTTGGTTTGGGAAAAGGTGGCGTGCGGATGGCTCCTGAGGAGAATTTGCGTCAAGTGCTTCAG GTACCGTTAGGATGTGTTACTCCGTTTGCGCTATTCAATGAGTCCGCGAG TGCCGTCTCATTATTACTGGACCAAGGGTTCAAGTCTAAACAGAGCTGCTACTTCCATCCACTGACAAATGATGTGACTATTG CCCTCAGTTCAAGCAACCTGGACAAGTTTCTCCTCTCCATTGGGAAGCAACCAGCTTATGTAGACTTGGAG GCCTCACCAGTGGTAGGTAAAGATAATCCCCCTGATCTAGCAGATCTTGTGCCTTCTGGTGCATTCTGTTCCTCAGAAGAATCAGTTGAGAATCCGACTCCTAAAGATGCTCCTCAAGTCAACGTACCCAAAGAGAAAACATGTCTACCAG TGAAGGCTAAGCCCAAAGTTCAGAAGAAGGGGGCAGAAAGTTCAGAGAGTAAAGTTCCTACTAATAATGGCGCAAATGTTGAGATATTTGCAAGTGATGTGCTTGAGGTCATCTTCCCATTGTTCCTGTCTGAG GCATCAAAGAAATTGAATATTAAACAGGAAGAGCTTACTCAAATTTTAAAATTAGATGACTTTAAACGACGAGCTGCTCCAGATCTGGAGAGTGTAACG AATATGTTCAAAAACGCAGCATACACTGCAGGATTTCACGCTGGCTTTGATACCATGCTCAAGTCGGGTTTAGGTGGGATGCCCTCCCGGAAATAG
- the LOC119318075 gene encoding prolyl-tRNA synthetase associated domain-containing protein 1-like isoform X1, whose translation MGRTKDELLARLEELKIDFKRYDHPVVLTVEEQAKHVGNFGGALTKNLLLKDKKHRLYIVSALADTKVDMKILSQRLGLGKGGVRMAPEENLRQVLQVPLGCVTPFALFNESASAVSLLLDQGFKSKQSCYFHPLTNDVTIALSSSNLDKFLLSIGKQPAYVDLEASPVVGKDNPPDLADLVPSGAFCSSEESVENPTPKDAPQVNVPKEKTCLPEVKAKPKVQKKGAESSESKVPTNNGANVEIFASDVLEVIFPLFLSEASKKLNIKQEELTQILKLDDFKRRAAPDLESVTNMFKNAAYTAGFHAGFDTMLKSGLGGMPSRK comes from the exons atggGTCGCACCAAGGACGAGCTCCTCGCGCGCCTCGAG GAGCTTAAGATCGATTTCAAGCGCTACGACCACCCGGTTGTGCTGACGGTCGAGGAGCAG GCCAAACATGTGGGAAATTTCGGAGGCGCGTTGACTAAGAATCTACTTCTGAAG GACAAGAAGCACCGGTTGTATATCGTTTCTGCACTTGCTGACACCAAAGTTGACATGAAAA TTCTGTCCCAGCGTCTTGGTTTGGGAAAAGGTGGCGTGCGGATGGCTCCTGAGGAGAATTTGCGTCAAGTGCTTCAG GTACCGTTAGGATGTGTTACTCCGTTTGCGCTATTCAATGAGTCCGCGAG TGCCGTCTCATTATTACTGGACCAAGGGTTCAAGTCTAAACAGAGCTGCTACTTCCATCCACTGACAAATGATGTGACTATTG CCCTCAGTTCAAGCAACCTGGACAAGTTTCTCCTCTCCATTGGGAAGCAACCAGCTTATGTAGACTTGGAG GCCTCACCAGTGGTAGGTAAAGATAATCCCCCTGATCTAGCAGATCTTGTGCCTTCTGGTGCATTCTGTTCCTCAGAAGAATCAGTTGAGAATCCGACTCCTAAAGATGCTCCTCAAGTCAACGTACCCAAAGAGAAAACATGTCTACCAG AAGTGAAGGCTAAGCCCAAAGTTCAGAAGAAGGGGGCAGAAAGTTCAGAGAGTAAAGTTCCTACTAATAATGGCGCAAATGTTGAGATATTTGCAAGTGATGTGCTTGAGGTCATCTTCCCATTGTTCCTGTCTGAG GCATCAAAGAAATTGAATATTAAACAGGAAGAGCTTACTCAAATTTTAAAATTAGATGACTTTAAACGACGAGCTGCTCCAGATCTGGAGAGTGTAACG AATATGTTCAAAAACGCAGCATACACTGCAGGATTTCACGCTGGCTTTGATACCATGCTCAAGTCGGGTTTAGGTGGGATGCCCTCCCGGAAATAG
- the LOC119318074 gene encoding E3 ubiquitin-protein ligase RING1-like, protein MMPVYGGGGGGQARQRTCRMYWCYECARALRIISYPATDVFCPRCYGRFLHEIDPPPRPALPPPGYFPHHFAPHPYPHPHYHDGNPRRWVVYGAAPTVPGRPFRQLPPPVREPTRVHAPAPTPPPRRRMPSPPPAPVARRPATPPSIDPGDYFTGGDLNRLVEELTQNDRPGPAPAPTSAIDSLPTVRIAAQHLSDDGGSQCPVCKEEFELGEAARQLPCKHVYHSDCIVPWLRLHNSCPVCRFKLPGTGAASSTRRPSGSNGARNRDREREPATTVRWGPLSWMVPARGTEDADDGWEYGRRAHGRGHGRPEDGDAGAFYAWWRSLFLL, encoded by the exons ATGATGCCTGtgtacggcggcggtggcggggggcAGGCGCGGCAGCGGACGTGCCGCATGTACTGGTGCTACGAGTGCGCGCGGGCGCTCCGCATCATCTCCTACCCGGCCACCGACGTCTTCTGCCCGCGCTGCTACGGCCGCTTCCTCCACGAGATCgacccgccgccgcgcccagcgCTCCCCCCGCCGGGCTACTTCCCGCACCACTTCGCGCCGCACCCGTACCCGCACCCGCACTACCACGACGGGAACCCGCGCCGGTGGGTCGTGTACGGCGCCGCGCCCACGGTGCCCGGGCGCCCGTTCCGGCAGCTGCCTCCGCCGGTGCGGGAGCCGACGCGGGTCCATGCGCCGGCCCCGACGCCCCCGCCTCGCCGGCGCATGCcctccccgccgccggcgccggtggCGCGGCGGCCGGCCACGCCCCCGTCCATCGACCCGGGGGACTACTTCACGGGGGGCGACCTCAACCGCCTGGTGGAGGAGCTGACCCAGAACGACCGGCCGGGCCCGGCGCCGGCCCCCACGTCGGCCATCGACTCGCTCCCGACGGTGCGGATCGCCGCGCAGCACCTGTCGGACGACGGCGGGTCGCAGTGCCCCGTGTGCAAGGAGGAGttcgagctcggggaggcggcgcggCAGCTGCCGTGCAAGCACGTGTACCACTCGGACTGCATCGTGCCCTGGCTCCGCCTCCACAACTCGTGCCCCGTCTGCCGCTTCAAGCTGCCCGGCACCGGCGCCGCCTCCAGCACACGTCGCCCCAGCGGCAGCAACGGTGCAAGAAACAGAGACAGGGAGAGGGAGCCGGCGACGACGGTGAGGTGGGGGCCGTTGTCGTGGATGGTGCCGGCGCGCGGGACGGAGGACGCGGACGACGGGTGGGAGTACGGCCGGCGCGCGCACGGGCGCGGACACGGCAGGCCCGAGGATGGCGACGCCGGCG CTTTCTACGCGTGGTGGCGCTCTCTGTTTCTCCTCTAG